The genomic stretch TCTTTATAAGAATATAATCCTTCAATTTCCAGTTTTACAGGAATCATATTTATTCAGTTTTGACTGATGATTTCGTTAAAAAGTGCTTTAATTTCTTCGTTGGGCTCCACCCCTTTGGTGTTTTGGTAGAAGCGGGAGAAGAGTATTCCCATGTCCTTGCCCAAGTCTTCGGCCTGTAAACCAGCGCTGTCCACGCCAAGTTCTCCGGTAAGCCGTGGAATAAGGTTTACAATGCCGTCATGGGCTTTCATGATGGTTTTGCGCGTTTCGGCATCGATGGACGTTTCCGTTTCATAAATGAGCTCCACAAAGCAATAAGGGTTTTCTTCCAGCCATGAAAGTGTATCGGCCAAATTGGAAAATGCTTTTTGATAAAGCGGACGCCCTTCCTTCAGGGCAATAGGATGGTATTGGACAGGCTTGCTGGGTTCAGCAGTTACCAAAACGACCTTTTTTTCTTGACCGGCTTCGCTGAAGCTATAGGCAAGGGGTGAGCTGCTGTATACTATAGGGCAAGGGTGTTTGTCCACGGAGTGGTAGCGGTGGAGGTGGCCCAGGGCAGCGTACTGGATGCTGTCCGGGATCAAATGGGTGTACAGCGCTTGGGTGCCGCCGACATGGAGTATGGGACGTTCGCTTTCGGGTTCTGCTTCGGGTTTTTCCCCTTCTTTCATGAAGAAAAAATGTCCCATAAAGAGGTTCACACCGGCATCATCACAATAGTCGTCTGCGAGATTTTGCCACTTTTTGCCCAAAACTTCCCGTAGAGCGGCTTCTTTATCCTCTTCTCCGAGGTAGGTTTTTAATAGTACTTCATTGGCGTAGGGAGCTAGGATGACGCGAACAGGAAAGTCGTATTGTGGCAATTTTAGTTCGACAAATCCAGGAGCCGACCGCGTGATCTGAAGTCCGCTGTCCAGCGTCCCCGTGGCGATCTCCTGATCGTATCTACTGTAAAAAAGGATACCCAATTCCCTTGCCAGCGGATCAGGTGCACTGATGAACTGTGTGCTGTCATGATTTCCGGAGATGGCTATAATGGGCCTTTTTCCGTCTTTGGAGAGTCTGCGAAGGGATTTGTACAGCAGCTCCACGGCCTCATGGCTGGGATTAAAGCTGTCAAAAATGTCTCCTGCCAACAATACCAAATCGACTTCCTCATGGTCAGCAATTGCGATCATCTCCTCTAATACCAGCTGTTGTTCGGGCAGCCTGGAATATTCCTGAAGGCGTTTTCCTAAATGCCAATCAGCTGAATGTAAGAGTTTTAACATATTTTAAAAAGGTCGTTTTTTTCGTTTTAATGGAAATCAGATTAAATTTAGGGGCTTAAAAATTGGTAAGCAAACCAAAAGGCGGTTCAAAGATGGGAAAAACTTAACACTTTCGTCACTGCGAACATAGTACAAAATATCATGGCCCGCCAGTCTGCTACCAAACAAGCATGTTTGGAGCCATAGGTAAGGAGGAACGACAAAGCATCTCCTTTGGAAGAAAAGATTGCTTCACTCCACCTCCGTTCCATTCGCAATGACGTACTGGAAACCGTCCCCGCGAACGCTATGGTAACGTAGTGCAGCAGTCCCGAGTCTTATCCCGTCACTGCGATCCTGTCTACAGCCATAGGCAGGGAGGAGCGACGGAGCGATCTCCTTTGGAAGAAAAGATTGCTTCACTCCGCTACCGCTTCATTCGCAACGTACTGGAACTATTTTAAGAAACGGAGATTTGAGGTCATTGCAATGACGCTTTATGATACTGATTAGAAAATTTGGCATTTAAATTGAATAAGCCGAAGCTTATGAAGAAAATAGTGTTTTTGTCCCTGTTGTTGAGTGCGTTAGCGCTCGGGGAGCTGTTTGCGCAGCCGCCCGTTTTGGGGGGGGATTCCACATTGGTCATTGAAAACGGGATTGCAAGTTATTATGGGAGATTTTTTCATAACCGGAAAACTGCCAATGGAGAGATCTTTGACATGGAAGGGATGACGGCTGCACATAAAAACCTGCCCTTTGGTACCATGGTGCGTGTGACGAATCTCCACAACGGCAAGCATATAATCGTAAAAGTAAACGACCGCCTTCCCCAAAACTCCAAAAGAACCATCGACCTGGCTAAAGGTGCGGCTCGAAAGCTGGGAATGATCCAGATGGGACTGGCCCCCGTGACCATCAGTGTGCTAAAGCACGAAAACATGGCCCGACTAATGGATTATTACGAAGATGATGTGCCCGGTAGTCTAAGGCTAAGAATGTATTATGAGCCCATAGCTGTAGAGAAAGATACGACTGTGATTTTTGCCTGGCCGGACTGGGAGGCTAGTTACGATAGCGGAGGCTGAATGGTTTTGTCTTACCCCCTAGCCCCCTAAAAGGGGGGAGCTGTTCCTTGGTCTAAGGCTATTTTTCATTGATTTAACAGTTCAGCCTTCAAACCTTAAAACTTTTAAACCTTTCCACCTTTCTTACCCCCTAGCCCCCTAAAAGGGGAACTGTCGCTTGATCTAAGGCTATCACTTATGGATTTAACAGTTCAACTTTCCAACCTTCCCCACTTTCAACATTAACACCTTCCACCCATTCTAACCCCCTAACCCCCTAAAAGGGGGGACTGTCGCTTAATCTAAGGCTATCACTTATGGATTTTACAGTTCAACTTTCCAACCTTCCCCACTTTCAACATTAACACCTTCCACCCATTCTAACCCCCTAACCCCCTAAAAGGGGGGACTGTCGCTTAATCTAAGGCTATCACTTATGGATTTTACAGTTCAACTTTCCAACCTTCCCCACTTTCAACATTAACACCTTCCACCCATTCTAACCCCCTAACCCCCTAAAAGGGGGGACTGTCGCTTAATCTAAGGCTATCACTTATGGATTTTACAGTTCAACTTTCCAACCTTCCCCACTTTCAACATTAACACCTTCCACCCATTCTTACGCCCTAGCCCCCTAAAAGGGGGAACTGTCGCTTGATCTAAGGCTATCACTTATGGATTTTACAGTTCAACTTTCCAACCTCCCAAACCGCCTCTACATCACATATTCATCATTGATAGGTCCGACTGGGTCAGGGATATGCTCTTCACGGATCATTTCAAGTAGGTTGATTTCGATGGTGCGGGTAATCTGGTTCAGCGGGATTCCGGTGGGGATAGGCTCAAAAGGATTTAAAATGGCCAGACCAATAAAGTGAATGGTGTGGAAAACATAGCCGATGATGGTGCCAAAAAGAATAGCTCGCCAGCCTACCGTAGGGGCTACTGCCAGTGTAAAGGCGATATTAAAGAGCCAAATAAAGGCTTTTGTATAGTAATTATAAGAGGTAGGGAAGACGGTGTTTTTGATCCGCTCCGCCTTGCCCATCTCATCACAAAACCGCGTGATCTCCCTGTTGAGTTCCAGGAATTCAAAGCCATCGATAAGCTTTTCCTTCCGCCAAGTCTTCAGTTCCATGGTTTGGAGACTGAGAATGGCATTGTGTTTATTGCTTTCGTTTTCGATGATATCGATATCGCTTTGGATGAGGTACTTTTTGTACTCACTATCGTCGGTGCCGCGTAGTTTTTCTTTTAGGGCATATAGAAAGGCAATGTGTCGTTTGATGGCATATTCTTTCATCAGTTGCAAATGTTGGCCTTTTATATGGTCATTGGGAACGGGAAATTGGAGGACATGTCTGGCCCAAGTGCGGGAGCTGTTGACTATGGCTCCCCAGATTTTTCGGGCTTCCCACCAGCGGTCATAGGACTGGTTATTATTAAAACCAATAAAAAAGGCCAGTGCAGTACCCAGGATGGTGGGGATGATGGATGGCATTTCGAAGCGATACTGGATAAAGTACCAATAGAAAAAGTAAGCTGTCGAGCAGGTCACGGTCACCAAAATCGTATTCTTCCAGGTTCCTCTGATAATGCGGCTTAACCTGATGTCATTGGTAATGATCATGATAAAAATCTTCTTTTGTAATGTGAACAATTTACGAAAAAGTTGGTGGAAACAAAGGGCATTGCAAATGCCATGGTTGGTTTCGCCTAGAACGGCAACTTATGAGACAGCCTGAAAAGTGTGATGGTTAGGTGGTTGATTCCTGTTTTGGATAGAAAAAGTCCAGGTCGTTTAAGTAATTTATATGTTTTATCGGTAATTATAACACGCTTATGGTGTTTATTGATATAAAAAAGTAATATAACAAAATAAACTTTGCTTTATTTATTTTATTTGATTTAATTATAACTATAAATACAGTTAAAGCCAAGAGTTTTATTGTAGTACGGAGTGAAAGAGAGGAATTAAAAATGCTCCGTTCGGTTTTCTCTCGTTGCAAACGAGGGGAATAGTAGAGGATTAAGAAAAACTTAACTTTCCAAATTAAGATCATTTTGTTTTACTGTCGTCCGACTAAATTTCACATACGCTGAAAAAGTAGGTTTAAACGAAAATAGAAGGGGTTTTTTCGATTTCCTAAAACTACCCCGTCCTCTGAAGGGGTGATCAGAAAGTCCCCTTTAGGGGATTTAGGGTGGATTTTGACGAATTTCCTTCGAAAGCATAATCTTTACCCGGACGCCAATGATTTTGCTTTGAATAGTGTTTTATGAAATTCTCATAAAGTAGGTGTTGCTTCTATTTAAAATAGCCGTAGTTGGGTATTTACTACTTTTTTTTGTAGTGAAATCAGTCTACTCCAAAACTAGAACGTATGGAATATCTTTTTTTGAAAAATGAGACGGAGACAGCGAACATCCCCATGGATATGATTATTTCACTTGAGGTGAAGGATTATTATTTGGTCTGTCACACCGTTTGTGGCCGGGATTTTTGCTGTAGTAAGTCACTAAATAAAATAGAAGGGGAACTCCCCTCTCACTTTATACAGATCAATAGGAATATTATCGTGAACTTACAAAAGGTACAATTGCTCAATTTTAAGGAAAGAACCATTTATATGAACGGACAATTGGCCTATCAGATGGCGATCAGGAGAATGAAAGCAATTCGCAAAGCAATCAATGAATATGAATCAGATAGATACGATATTGGCAGATAAGCATTTCCTCCCGGAGGACGGTATAGTGATCTTTGCGGATGCACGGAGCGGAAGCACTTGGCTAATGGAGCTCCTCGGTCATATCCCCGGTTCCATTATCAATTGGGAACCGCTACATAAGGAAAGGGGAGTCGTTCCTGTCAATTTTAATTGGGGAGACCGTCCCTATATTCCCTT from Echinicola soli encodes the following:
- a CDS encoding metallophosphoesterase family protein, encoding MLKLLHSADWHLGKRLQEYSRLPEQQLVLEEMIAIADHEEVDLVLLAGDIFDSFNPSHEAVELLYKSLRRLSKDGKRPIIAISGNHDSTQFISAPDPLARELGILFYSRYDQEIATGTLDSGLQITRSAPGFVELKLPQYDFPVRVILAPYANEVLLKTYLGEEDKEAALREVLGKKWQNLADDYCDDAGVNLFMGHFFFMKEGEKPEAEPESERPILHVGGTQALYTHLIPDSIQYAALGHLHRYHSVDKHPCPIVYSSSPLAYSFSEAGQEKKVVLVTAEPSKPVQYHPIALKEGRPLYQKAFSNLADTLSWLEENPYCFVELIYETETSIDAETRKTIMKAHDGIVNLIPRLTGELGVDSAGLQAEDLGKDMGILFSRFYQNTKGVEPNEEIKALFNEIISQN
- a CDS encoding septal ring lytic transglycosylase RlpA family protein, producing MKKIVFLSLLLSALALGELFAQPPVLGGDSTLVIENGIASYYGRFFHNRKTANGEIFDMEGMTAAHKNLPFGTMVRVTNLHNGKHIIVKVNDRLPQNSKRTIDLAKGAARKLGMIQMGLAPVTISVLKHENMARLMDYYEDDVPGSLRLRMYYEPIAVEKDTTVIFAWPDWEASYDSGG
- a CDS encoding bestrophin family protein, whose translation is MIITNDIRLSRIIRGTWKNTILVTVTCSTAYFFYWYFIQYRFEMPSIIPTILGTALAFFIGFNNNQSYDRWWEARKIWGAIVNSSRTWARHVLQFPVPNDHIKGQHLQLMKEYAIKRHIAFLYALKEKLRGTDDSEYKKYLIQSDIDIIENESNKHNAILSLQTMELKTWRKEKLIDGFEFLELNREITRFCDEMGKAERIKNTVFPTSYNYYTKAFIWLFNIAFTLAVAPTVGWRAILFGTIIGYVFHTIHFIGLAILNPFEPIPTGIPLNQITRTIEINLLEMIREEHIPDPVGPINDEYVM
- a CDS encoding LytTR family DNA-binding domain-containing protein — encoded protein: MEYLFLKNETETANIPMDMIISLEVKDYYLVCHTVCGRDFCCSKSLNKIEGELPSHFIQINRNIIVNLQKVQLLNFKERTIYMNGQLAYQMAIRRMKAIRKAINEYESDRYDIGR